The proteins below are encoded in one region of Citrobacter enshiensis:
- a CDS encoding aromatic amino acid transport family protein: MQDNTLQLSNNKATITPSSKKLPFTKYDFGWVLLCIGMAIGAGTVLMPVQIGLTGIWVFIVAFIIAYPATYIVQDIYLKTLSESETCNDYTDIISHYLGKNWGVFLGVIYFLMIIHGIFIYSLSVVFDSASYIKTFGLTEADLSQSILYKVAIFALLVAIASGGEKLLFKISGPMVVVKVGIIVVFGFAMVPHWNFSNITAFPQASVFFRDVLLTVPFCFFSAVFIQVLNPMNIAYRKREADRVMATRMAIRTHRISYITLIAVILFFSFSFTFSISHEEAVSAFEQNISALALAAQVIPGKIIHITSTILNIFAVLTAFFGIYLGFHEAMKGIILNLLSRVINVEKISPLTLTLGICTFIVITLVIWVSFRVSVLVFFQLGSPLYGIVSCIIPFFLIYKVKQLEKLRGLRTWLILLYGILLCFSPLLKLIE; the protein is encoded by the coding sequence ATGCAGGACAACACACTACAATTAAGTAACAATAAAGCAACCATTACGCCATCCTCAAAAAAATTACCGTTTACAAAATATGATTTTGGCTGGGTGTTATTATGCATCGGTATGGCCATTGGCGCAGGAACAGTCCTGATGCCCGTGCAAATCGGTTTGACTGGAATATGGGTATTTATTGTCGCCTTTATTATTGCCTATCCTGCAACCTATATTGTGCAGGATATTTATTTAAAGACATTATCTGAAAGTGAAACCTGTAACGATTATACCGATATTATCAGCCACTATCTGGGTAAAAACTGGGGAGTATTTTTGGGGGTAATTTACTTCCTGATGATTATCCACGGTATTTTTATCTACTCGTTATCCGTTGTATTTGACAGCGCATCATATATTAAAACATTTGGTCTGACAGAGGCAGACCTCTCGCAATCCATCCTCTACAAAGTGGCGATCTTTGCTCTCCTTGTCGCCATTGCCTCCGGCGGTGAAAAATTACTGTTTAAAATCTCAGGACCGATGGTGGTGGTGAAAGTCGGCATCATTGTCGTGTTTGGTTTCGCCATGGTTCCACACTGGAATTTCAGTAACATAACGGCATTTCCACAGGCGTCGGTCTTCTTCCGCGACGTTTTGCTGACGGTTCCTTTTTGCTTTTTCTCTGCGGTATTTATTCAGGTGCTAAACCCTATGAATATCGCCTACCGCAAACGCGAGGCCGACAGGGTTATGGCAACCCGAATGGCGATCCGTACGCACCGTATTAGCTACATCACTCTGATTGCGGTTATTTTATTCTTCTCCTTCTCGTTTACGTTTTCGATTAGCCACGAAGAAGCCGTTTCCGCTTTTGAACAAAATATCTCCGCACTGGCACTGGCGGCGCAGGTGATTCCGGGGAAAATTATTCATATCACCTCTACGATATTAAATATCTTCGCAGTGCTGACGGCCTTTTTTGGTATTTATCTCGGCTTTCATGAAGCGATGAAAGGCATTATTCTTAATTTACTGAGTCGCGTAATTAACGTTGAGAAAATTAGCCCACTGACGCTCACCTTGGGTATTTGTACTTTTATTGTCATCACACTGGTTATTTGGGTCTCGTTCCGCGTCTCGGTACTTGTATTCTTCCAGTTGGGTAGCCCGCTCTATGGTATTGTTTCCTGTATCATTCCTTTCTTCCTGATCTATAAAGTCAAACAACTGGAAAAACTGCGCGGCCTGCGAACCTGGCTGATTTTGCTGTACGGGATCCTGCTGTGCTTTTCACCGCTATTGAAGCTGATTGAATAA
- the megL gene encoding methionine gamma-lyase — protein sequence MTDCRTYGFNTQIVHAGQQPDPSTGALSTPIFQTSTFVFDSAEQGAARFALEESGYIYTRLGNPTTDALEKKLAVLERGEAALATASGISAITTTLLTLCQQGDHIVSASAIYGCTHAFLSHSMPKFGINVSFVDAANPDEIRAAIRPETRVVYIETPANPTLSLVDIETVAGIVHQHGALLVVDNTFMSPYCQKPLQLGADIVVHSVTKYINGHGDVIGGVIVGGQAFIDQARFVGLKDITGGCMSPFNAWLTLRGIKTLGIRMERHCENALKIARFLENHPAITRVYYPGLPSHPQYELGKRQMSLPGGIISFEIAGGIEAGRRMINSVELCLLAVSLGDTETLIQHPASMTHSPVAPEERLKAGITDGLIRLSVGLEDPEDIINDLENAIRKATF from the coding sequence ATGACTGACTGTCGTACTTACGGATTCAACACCCAGATCGTTCACGCGGGGCAACAACCCGATCCTTCCACTGGTGCGCTCAGTACACCTATTTTCCAGACCTCAACATTTGTTTTTGACAGCGCCGAACAAGGCGCCGCCCGCTTTGCCCTCGAAGAGTCCGGGTACATTTACACCCGCCTTGGCAACCCCACAACCGATGCGCTGGAGAAAAAGCTGGCGGTACTCGAAAGGGGCGAAGCGGCGCTGGCAACGGCCTCTGGTATTTCGGCGATCACCACCACGCTGCTTACACTGTGCCAACAAGGCGACCATATCGTTTCCGCCAGCGCGATTTATGGCTGCACCCATGCCTTCCTGTCGCACAGCATGCCGAAGTTCGGCATCAATGTGAGTTTTGTCGACGCCGCCAATCCCGACGAAATTCGTGCAGCGATACGCCCGGAAACCCGGGTTGTCTATATCGAAACGCCTGCGAACCCGACACTCTCACTGGTCGACATTGAAACGGTCGCCGGGATTGTGCATCAGCATGGCGCGCTGCTGGTCGTGGACAATACCTTCATGTCGCCGTATTGCCAGAAACCGCTGCAACTGGGCGCGGACATCGTGGTGCACAGCGTCACGAAATACATTAACGGCCATGGCGATGTCATTGGCGGCGTTATCGTCGGTGGCCAGGCATTTATCGACCAGGCCCGTTTTGTCGGTCTTAAAGACATCACCGGCGGCTGTATGAGTCCCTTCAACGCCTGGCTCACGCTACGCGGGATTAAAACGCTGGGCATCCGCATGGAACGCCACTGCGAAAACGCGCTAAAAATTGCCCGTTTTCTGGAAAATCACCCGGCAATCACTCGCGTTTACTATCCCGGGTTGCCATCGCACCCGCAGTACGAACTTGGCAAGCGGCAAATGAGCCTGCCGGGCGGCATTATTAGCTTTGAAATTGCAGGCGGAATCGAGGCTGGCAGACGAATGATCAATTCTGTAGAATTGTGCCTCCTCGCGGTCAGTCTCGGTGATACCGAAACCCTCATTCAGCATCCTGCGTCTATGACACATTCGCCTGTTGCACCAGAGGAGCGGCTAAAAGCAGGTATTACCGACGGACTTATCCGTCTTTCTGTGGGTCTTGAAGATCCAGAAGATATTATTAACGACCTTGAAAACGCCATCAGAAAGGCAACGTTCTGA
- a CDS encoding type I toxin-antitoxin system toxin Ldr family protein: MTLMQLGTAFWHDLAAPIIAGIIVSLIVNWLRHRK, from the coding sequence ATGACGCTCATGCAACTTGGCACGGCCTTCTGGCACGATCTGGCGGCTCCGATCATCGCTGGCATTATTGTCAGCCTGATCGTGAACTGGCTACGTCACCGGAAGTAA
- the bcsG gene encoding cellulose biosynthesis protein BcsG produces the protein MTQYTQSSSMPSPLWQYWRGLSGWNFYFLVKFGLLWAGYLNFHPLLNLVFMAFLLMPIPKHSLHRLRHWIAIPIGFALFWHDTWLPGPESIMSQGSQVAGFSAGYVLDLVTRFINWQMIGAIFVLLVAWLFLSQWVRVTVFVVAILVWLNVLTLAGPNFSLWPAGQPTSTVTTTGGSAAATVATAGDTPVVGDIPAQTAPPTTANLSAWLNTFYNAEAKRKTPFPGSLPADAQPFELLVINICSLSWSDVEAAGLASHPLWAHFDILFKHFNSATSYSGPAAIRLLRASCGQPSHTNLYQPAGNDCYLFDNLSKLGFTQHLMMGHNGEFGGFLKEVRENGGMQSELMDQKGLPVTLLGFDGSPVYDDTAVLDRWLETTEKDQNSRSATFYNTLPLHDGNHFPGVSKTADYKVRAQKMFDELDAFFTELEKSGRKVMVVMVPEHGGALKGDRMQVSGLRDIPSPSITNVPAAVKFFGMKAPHQGAPIDINQPSSYLAISELVVRTLDGKLFTEDNVNWNQLTGGLPQTAPVSENANAVVIQYQGKPYVRLNGGDWVPYPQ, from the coding sequence ATGACTCAGTATACTCAATCCTCATCAATGCCTTCGCCGTTATGGCAATACTGGCGTGGGCTTTCTGGCTGGAATTTTTACTTTCTGGTGAAATTCGGTCTGCTTTGGGCCGGCTATCTTAATTTCCACCCCTTACTGAACCTGGTATTCATGGCCTTTTTGCTCATGCCAATACCAAAGCACAGTTTGCATCGCCTTCGCCACTGGATTGCGATTCCGATTGGTTTTGCGCTTTTCTGGCATGATACCTGGCTGCCGGGTCCGGAAAGCATCATGAGCCAGGGTTCGCAGGTTGCCGGATTTAGCGCCGGCTATGTGCTCGATCTGGTGACCCGTTTTATCAACTGGCAGATGATTGGCGCGATATTCGTTCTGCTGGTTGCCTGGCTGTTCCTGTCGCAGTGGGTTCGGGTGACGGTTTTCGTCGTCGCGATCCTCGTTTGGCTGAACGTGCTGACGCTGGCGGGACCCAATTTCTCTCTGTGGCCGGCAGGTCAACCCACCAGTACGGTCACGACCACCGGCGGCTCTGCGGCAGCGACCGTAGCAACCGCAGGCGATACGCCAGTCGTGGGTGATATTCCGGCTCAGACGGCACCGCCAACCACCGCGAATCTGAGTGCCTGGCTGAATACCTTCTACAATGCCGAAGCGAAGCGGAAAACGCCGTTCCCTGGCTCACTTCCTGCAGATGCTCAACCGTTCGAACTGTTGGTGATCAACATCTGTTCGCTCTCCTGGTCTGATGTTGAAGCCGCTGGCCTGGCGTCGCATCCGCTGTGGGCGCATTTCGACATCCTGTTTAAACACTTTAACTCCGCGACCTCCTATAGCGGCCCGGCGGCGATTCGCCTGCTGCGCGCCAGCTGCGGTCAGCCATCGCATACGAACTTGTATCAACCCGCGGGTAATGACTGCTACCTGTTCGATAATTTGTCGAAGCTGGGTTTCACACAACACCTGATGATGGGGCATAACGGCGAGTTTGGCGGCTTCCTGAAAGAAGTTCGTGAGAATGGCGGTATGCAGAGTGAACTTATGGACCAGAAAGGTCTGCCGGTCACGCTGCTGGGCTTTGATGGCTCCCCGGTTTATGACGATACCGCAGTTCTCGATCGTTGGCTGGAAACCACCGAGAAAGATCAAAACTCACGAAGCGCGACCTTCTACAACACCCTGCCGCTGCACGACGGGAACCACTTCCCTGGCGTCAGCAAAACGGCGGATTACAAAGTTCGCGCCCAAAAAATGTTTGATGAGCTGGATGCCTTCTTCACAGAGCTGGAAAAATCTGGCCGTAAAGTGATGGTAGTGATGGTGCCGGAACACGGCGGTGCGCTGAAGGGCGACAGAATGCAGGTCTCCGGCCTGCGTGACATCCCCAGCCCTTCCATTACCAACGTACCGGCTGCGGTGAAATTCTTCGGGATGAAAGCCCCTCACCAGGGTGCGCCGATCGATATAAACCAGCCGAGCAGCTACCTGGCTATCTCCGAACTGGTGGTGCGCACTCTTGACGGGAAGCTGTTTACGGAAGACAACGTTAACTGGAACCAGCTGACGGGTGGACTGCCGCAGACTGCGCCAGTCTCCGAGAACGCCAATGCAGTGGTGATTCAGTATCAGGGTAAACCGTACGTACGCCTCAACGGCGGCGACTGGGTACCTTATCCACAGTAA
- the bcsF gene encoding cellulose biosynthesis protein BcsF has product MMNINDIIQIIVFSALIFFPLGYLARHSLRRIRDTARLLFAKPRYVKPAGTLRRASKVKVDNK; this is encoded by the coding sequence ATGATGAATATCAATGATATCATTCAAATCATTGTCTTCAGCGCACTGATTTTCTTCCCGCTGGGCTATCTGGCACGCCATTCGCTTCGCCGTATCCGGGACACTGCCCGGCTTTTATTTGCCAAACCTCGCTATGTAAAACCAGCCGGAACCTTGCGCCGCGCTTCAAAAGTCAAGGTAGACAACAAATGA
- the bcsE gene encoding cellulose biosynthesis c-di-GMP-binding protein BcsE, whose translation MDPVFSIGISSLWDELRHMPTGGVWWLNADRNEDALSMVNQTIASQTGNAKVAVICMGNDLEKSVKLDEAHGPEKIQLFSMPNSEKGLYSLPRDLLCSLQPTHYLFILICANNAWQNISSERLRQWLAKMNKWTQLHRCSLLVINPGNNNDKQSSLLMGEYRTLFGLASLRFQGDQHLFDIAFWCNEKGVSARQQLTLRHQDNRWELAQQEEAEIQPRSDEKRILSNVVVLEGAPPLSEHWMLFDNNETLFNEARTAQAATIIFSLAQNNQIEPMARSIHTLRRQRGSALKIIVRENTASLRATDERLLLGCGANMVVPWNAPLSRCLTLIESVQGQQFSRYVPEDITTLLSMTQPLKLRGFQKWDVFCEAVHNMMANTLLPADGKGVMVALRPVPGIRVEQALTLCRPNRTGDIMTIGGNRLVLFLSFCRVNDLDTALNHIFPLPTGDIFSNRMVWFEDSLISAELVQMRLLSPEMWGKPLPLTQGPNPVLNAEHDGRVWRRIPKPLRLQDDTVERTS comes from the coding sequence GTGGACCCCGTATTTTCTATCGGTATCTCATCATTATGGGATGAACTGCGTCATATGCCAACCGGCGGTGTCTGGTGGCTTAACGCTGATCGCAATGAAGACGCCCTCAGCATGGTAAATCAAACGATTGCATCTCAAACGGGCAACGCGAAAGTCGCGGTCATTTGCATGGGGAACGATCTGGAAAAATCGGTCAAATTAGATGAGGCTCACGGCCCGGAAAAAATTCAGTTATTTTCCATGCCGAACTCTGAAAAAGGACTATACTCCCTGCCCCGCGATTTGCTTTGCTCCCTCCAGCCCACTCATTATCTTTTTATCCTTATTTGCGCAAATAATGCGTGGCAAAATATATCTTCCGAGCGACTGCGTCAGTGGCTGGCAAAAATGAATAAATGGACCCAACTCCATCGCTGTTCACTGCTGGTCATTAACCCTGGGAACAACAATGACAAACAGTCATCATTGTTGATGGGAGAATATCGCACACTTTTCGGTCTCGCCAGTTTGCGTTTTCAGGGCGATCAGCATCTGTTCGACATCGCCTTCTGGTGCAATGAAAAAGGGGTCAGCGCACGTCAGCAGCTCACCTTGCGCCATCAGGATAATCGCTGGGAACTCGCTCAGCAGGAAGAAGCGGAGATCCAGCCTCGTAGCGACGAAAAACGGATCCTCAGCAACGTTGTCGTACTCGAAGGCGCCCCTCCGCTCTCTGAGCACTGGATGCTTTTCGACAATAACGAAACCTTATTCAACGAAGCGCGTACCGCTCAGGCGGCGACGATCATTTTCTCTCTGGCCCAGAATAACCAGATCGAACCGATGGCGCGCAGCATCCATACCCTGCGTCGCCAGCGAGGCAGCGCGCTGAAAATCATTGTGCGGGAAAACACCGCCAGTTTGCGCGCCACCGATGAACGTCTGTTATTAGGCTGCGGCGCCAACATGGTCGTTCCATGGAACGCGCCGCTCTCCCGCTGCCTGACGTTAATTGAAAGCGTTCAGGGGCAACAATTTAGCCGTTATGTACCTGAAGACATCACCACGCTTCTCTCAATGACGCAACCGCTGAAACTGCGTGGTTTTCAAAAATGGGATGTCTTCTGCGAAGCGGTGCATAACATGATGGCCAATACGCTGCTTCCCGCAGATGGGAAAGGCGTCATGGTGGCGTTGCGACCGGTACCCGGCATCCGTGTCGAGCAGGCGCTCACATTATGCCGTCCCAACCGTACCGGCGACATCATGACCATTGGCGGCAATCGTCTGGTGCTGTTTCTGTCGTTCTGCCGGGTTAACGATCTGGACACCGCGTTGAACCATATTTTCCCGCTGCCGACAGGCGATATTTTCTCCAACCGTATGGTCTGGTTTGAAGACAGCCTGATCAGCGCCGAACTGGTGCAAATGCGCTTACTGTCGCCAGAGATGTGGGGCAAACCGCTACCGCTGACACAAGGACCGAACCCCGTTCTGAATGCTGAACACGATGGGCGAGTCTGGCGCCGTATTCCGAAACCATTGCGACTGCAGGATGATACCGTGGAGCGAACATCATGA